From one Danio rerio strain Tuebingen ecotype United States chromosome 19, GRCz12tu, whole genome shotgun sequence genomic stretch:
- the snx10a gene encoding sorting nexin-10A isoform X1 translates to MDNTSFEKREFISVWVRDPQVHKEDFWHTYISYEICLHTNSMCFRKKTSCVRRRYSEFVWLRHKLQDNALLIELPKLPPWNPFFNLNNEFHITQRMQGLQQFLEAVLQTPLLLSDSRLHLFLQSQLSIAKMDACAQGHTHYTVAQAIQRCGGEARFPVEEQHQEDSKTCCDSDCDSTTSSGLGCSIEPATLVEQDLSHNERFAHEFQATNPEAELCSSLSSSPHGHSVI, encoded by the exons ATGGATAACACAAGCTTTGAGAAAAGG GAGTTTATAAGTGTCTGGGTACGGGATCCTCAGGTTCACAAGGAGGATTTCTGGCACACGTACATCAGCTATGAGATCTGCCTTCAC ACCAATAGTATGTGTTTCCGTAAGAAGACCTCTTGTGTGAGGAGAAGGTATAGTGAGTTTGTTTGGCTGCGTCATAAACTACAAGACAATGCTTTGCTCAT AGAATTGCCTAAACTTCCTCCTTGGAACCCTTTCTTTAATCTCAACAATGAATTCCACATCACACAACGGATGCAGGGGCTGCAGCAGTTTCTTGAGGC AGTTCTGCAGACACCGCTACTGCTGTCAGACAGCCGGTTGCACCTGTTCTTGCAATCACAGTTGAGCATTGCAAAAATGGATGCATGTGCACAGGGACACACACATTACACCGTTGCACAGGCAATCCAGCGATGTGGCGGCGAAGCACGTTTCCCTGTGGAGGAACAACATCAAGAAGACAGCAAAACATGCTGCGACTCAGACTGTGACAG CACAACATCTTCTGGCTTAGGCTGCAGTATTGAACCTGCCACTCTTGTTGAACAAGATTTGTCACATAATGAGAGGTTTGCCCATGAATTTCAAGCCACAAACCCCGAGGCAGAGCTTTGTAGCAGCCTGTCTTCATCGCCTCATGGCCATTCAGTTATATGA
- the cbx3a gene encoding chromobox protein homolog 3a (The RefSeq protein has 1 substitution compared to this genomic sequence), which produces MGKKQAGKSKKEVQEIEEFVVEKVMDQRVVNGKVEFFLKWKGFTDADNTWEPEENLDCPELIAAFLESQKGVVEKPEAVKRKSSTDEPGTEESKAKRKKEMSDKPRGFARNLEPERIIGATDSSGELMFLMKWKDSDEADLVPAREANTRCPQIVIAFYEERLTWHSCPEDEQQ; this is translated from the exons ATGGGTAAGAAGCAGGCAGGCAAGTCAAAGAAGGAAGTTCAGGAGATTGAGGAGTTTGTGGTGGAGAAGGTAATGGACCAGCGAGTGGTCAATGGAAAAGTTGAGTTTTTCCTCAAGTGGAAAGGCTTTACAGA TGCTGACAACACTTGGGAGCCTGAAGAAAATTTAGACTGTCCAGAGCTGATCGCCGCATTCCTTGAGTCTCAGAAAGGAGTGGTGGAAAAACCAGAAGCTGTAAAAAGAAAATCATCCACTGATGAACCAGAGACAGAAGAGAGCAAGGCAAAACGAAAGAAGGAAATG tcTGACAAGCCTAGGGGTTTTGCAAGAAACCTTGAACCAGAGAGAATCATTGGGGCGACTGACAGCAGCGGGGAGCTCATGTTCCTCATGAAGTG GAAGGACTCTGATGAAGCGGACCTGGTTCCCGCACGAGAGGCTAACACCCGTTGCCCGCAGATAGTTATTGCTTTTTATGAAGAAAGGCTAACTTGGCATTCTTGTCCTGAGGATGAGCAGCAATAG
- the cbx3a gene encoding chromobox protein homolog 3a isoform X1 yields the protein MVNMGKKQAGKSKKEVQEIEEFVVEKVMDQRVVNGKVEFFLKWKGFTDADNTWEPEENLDCPELIAAFLESQKGVVEKPEAVKRKSSTDEPETEESKAKRKKEMSDKPRGFARNLEPERIIGATDSSGELMFLMKWKDSDEADLVPAREANTRCPQIVIAFYEERLTWHSCPEDEQQ from the exons ATG gtCAACATGGGTAAGAAGCAGGCAGGCAAGTCAAAGAAGGAAGTTCAGGAGATTGAGGAGTTTGTGGTGGAGAAGGTAATGGACCAGCGAGTGGTCAATGGAAAAGTTGAGTTTTTCCTCAAGTGGAAAGGCTTTACAGA TGCTGACAACACTTGGGAGCCTGAAGAAAATTTAGACTGTCCAGAGCTGATCGCCGCATTCCTTGAGTCTCAGAAAGGAGTGGTGGAAAAACCAGAAGCTGTAAAAAGAAAATCATCCACTGATGAACCAGAGACAGAAGAGAGCAAGGCAAAACGAAAGAAGGAAATG tcTGACAAGCCTAGGGGTTTTGCAAGAAACCTTGAACCAGAGAGAATCATTGGGGCGACTGACAGCAGCGGGGAGCTCATGTTCCTCATGAAGTG GAAGGACTCTGATGAAGCGGACCTGGTTCCCGCACGAGAGGCTAACACCCGTTGCCCGCAGATAGTTATTGCTTTTTATGAAGAAAGGCTAACTTGGCATTCTTGTCCTGAGGATGAGCAGCAATAG